From the genome of Thalassoglobus sp. JC818:
ATGCGACTCGTTCGGACGACTCTGCCAATGATCTTACTGAAGTAGATGTCGCTCTCGCTGATATCTTCTGGGTCCTTCTCAACAGCAGCGAGTTCTTGCTGAATCATTAGAGCAAGCTACTCTCGCCGATGGACTCGCTAGTGCGACATCAATCAATAGAACTCTGAGATTGTTCGTTCGAGTGAGTTCAAAGCGAATTTGAAGGTGTTCGAATACAACATCACGATTCGCACCAACTCATTTGTGCATCCACGGAAGCTCGACCTTTCGATCAGCGGATGCGATTCATTCGCCAGAACTGTGGATAGAACGGGACGGCATAGCGCGGATAGTCTTTGACTTTCTCTTTGCCAGCTTTGCTCAATCGGTAGTGTGACCTCACGGTGATACCTTTTCCGTCATTCAAGAACGGAACTCCGTGCGGCCAGTAAATGTAGAATGCTTTTCCGACCAGGAATTTGCGGGGAACTGTCTGCTGTCCCGGACCCCAAAGGCGGCTGTCGAGACTTCGCGGGCTGTTATCTCCGAGGGCCAGATAAGCATCCGGACCGATCTGAATCTCAAGCTGATCGTATTCGTCCGCTTTTTCGAGATACAAATCGCTCCAGGCTTCCGGATTGTCACTCAAACTCGCGAGCTGGCGTTCGAATCCAGAATTCCGATAGTAGCGGTCATCGTTGATCCCGAAGTCAGCGCGATAGTAAATATCTCGTTCGAGAAGCAGGTTTGAAACTGTTGCGTCCACGCCAGAAGCTGCGATTCCAATCGGTGCGAGATCACGGTCTGTCGGGAAGGGAATTTCCGTCGCACCAGCGACTGCGAGATTAGCACCATCTCCAAAATCAACGAGTGAGTTGTTCACCCACAGGCAAAGTCGGTCGTCCACGTTGCAGAAGGTGATCGCATACGAGCCCGGACCGGAAATCGATGTTTGACCTGTCGCGAGTTCTTCACGACGTTCGTTGAGCATCGAGTTGATTTCCGAGAGAACTGCTTCTCCTGTTTCGGGGTTGATTTCGCAGCGATACCAGGATGTCCCTTCACAGATTTCGAAAATGACCTGACTCTCAGGTGTGACAGAATTCAATTCGAGATCGAAGTTAATGGTCAGATCGCGGACCCAGTATCTCCCGAGATCGACTTCGTTCGCCGATTGAGAGTCAAAACGTCGCCCTTCTCCTGTGTAGGCATTGTATCCGCAGAAGTCGGAAATCAGGCGGGCACGCGGGTCGAGTTCTCTTGAGTTGTTGTAAGCAACCCAATCTTCCGGATGCGGCATGAAGTGACGGTACCGGAGCCACTCCAGCGAATCATTGTCGGAAGCAATTGTGTATTCACGATTCTCTCGGTTCGCCTGCCATCCTTCGTCTGACTCGACAAAGTTTGCAATTTGGCCGACTTCTCCTTCTCGCACGGAAGCCCACCGCTCCGGCCAGCCAGCTTCGAGAATTGCGACCGGGGCGAAATTGTCGTCATAGACCGGAATTTGAAGCGCGCGCTGTTTGTCAGGAGACTTCCGCAGAATTTCCGGCCCATCTTCATTAATGCGATAAACGTTGCCGCCACGAATTCGAATCAACTCATTCGGAAGCCCAGCCAGCCGCTTGATGTAATTTGTTTCAGGCTCTTGAGGATTTTTGAAGACGAAAACATCCCAGCGATCCGGGTCTCCGAATTCGTACGGATATTTGTTGACGAGAATTCTGTCCCCGTTGAAAGCGAGTTCGTTGCGAATTTGTTCGTTGTTGTAGCCACAGTTCGGGCAGATAGCCGACGAGAGACGAGAGTTTTGCTCGAGCAATCCCGATTCACGAACGACTTCATCACTCGCTCCGACGGTGATGTGATAGTCACACTGCGTGCAGGTCGTTTCTTTGTGGCGACCGTAAAGGGTCGGCGCCATCGAACCGGTCGGAATGACGAATGCTTCCGCCTCAAACGTACGGAACATGAAGGCCAGGATGAATGCGAAGAGGATGGACTCGACTGTATCCCGAGTGCTTTCTTTCCGCTTCGGTTTCTCGGCAGCTGTGGTCTCGGTTTGCTTGCCTTGACCACGGTGAAAATATTCTCGCAGGAACTTGACCATTGAAGTCGCGCCGTATTGGAATCGGGTTTATTCGCTCGCTGACTGCCACTTCGCGGCAACCGCAACTGTAGCCATTTTACGCCTCAAACGGCTGTTGTGTTTGGAAAGTATCACAGTTGCCGCTGACGTGCACCCGTGGCGATTTAGTTCAAAGAATCCGGAAGATTTGTCTCAGCTCAATTTCTTCTTGAGTTCGTCTTACGGCGAGTGATCTGGGCGAAATTTGTTCAAATTTGGCCTCTCGAATGATTTTCGCCGGTTCACACAGAATCGATCGCAGCGACAGCTGGGCGATCATGTTAATTCCTAGCGAACTGGGCGGACCCGAGAGAAGTCGGGAATTCGAATGTGAGATTTCTTTCCGTTCCAGGAAACTTCTTTCTGCTGGGTCGGCAGGTGAACAAACAATGGTTTGCCGATCAACGCCTCCCTTGGAATGGTCGGATGAGTCCAGGCACGGCTGTCGAGTGAAACGGGGCTGTTGTCTCCCAGCACCAGAAAATGCCGCGAGGGAATCTCAAACTTTGGATCGCTTTGATCCTTTCGAGGCGTGTAATAGACATCTCGGTACAGATTGAGCGAAGCAATTTCGACATCGATCCCTCTCGCACCAATTCGAACAGGACTGGTGACCGGCGGGCGATTCTCCGAGGCCTCGAAAAGAACCGGGTTGCCGAAGGGCTGTTTATTCACGGCAACGATGACCTGTTGATCGAACAGCGAGAAATCGATCTGCATCGGGCTCGCAAACTCTTCCGGATCGATCGAGGCAGCCCAGTAATCGGTTCCGTTCCTTAGATCAGAAAGCGTGATGAGATGTGTGTCGGGGGAAATGCAAAGCTGAAACTCATCCACTCCATCGGTCAGCTCAAACAGCAGTTCTCCGGACCCTCGCAGGTCTTTGAGTGTCGCTGAGATCATGAAATCGTGAGGGAAATAATACTGCTGGCGCGTCTGCCGGTTGTATTCGCACCGATCGATGATGGGCGAGAGATGTGACTTTTCGAAGAGTGCATCGAGTGCTGAATGGAACGCTTGATCGTCAGTTCGAGTCTTCCAGCGATCACGTTCGAAAGCTGAGAAAATTCCATCACAGCTCAAAATGCCTCGTTCAAATTTCAATGAACCATCATGGTGTTGAGACAAACCGCGAGGCCAATCAGAGAGCGGAACTTCGTGAACTGTCGAGACGGGTTGTGTCTCACTGTGCTGATATTTGATCCACTCAATGTCTTCAAATTGGTTCGAATTCGGCGATTGCGAATAGTTGATTGTGTGTGTGTGAAAGGTCCAATTCCGTGATCCATCTGCCGAAACCCACCTTGGAAGAAGATCCGGGTCTGAAGTCATGGTTTCGCGAGAGTATTCGTGGACGGGAACTCTCATCGCTAACTGGTTTGCGATAGGTTTGCGGATGATTTCGCCGTTGACCCAAATGTCTCCGTCACGGATTTCAAGAGTTTCATTGGGAAGGCCGACGACTCGTTTCACGAAAGGCTGATCTGGCACATCCTGATTGTGAAAGACAATCACTTCCCATCTGCGAGGATCACGAAACTCAAAGGCTAACTTGTCGACGAGAAGTTGATCTCCCTCAGTCCGTGGAACGTCATTCCATTTCGAAATCGGACTTCCGCAGTGAGTGCATTCCATCAAATGTGATTCGTTCGGAAGCCCCGAAAGATCCGCAGCAGCCTTCGCGGAAGATGTGCCTGTTGAGTTGTGTTCACCAGCATGGTCGTCACCGTCAAAGGCAGCTCCGCGAACGAAGCTGTGATGGCAATTTTCACACACGATGCGGCGATGGAAGCCGAGCAGCGTGGGAGCCATTGAACCGGTTGAGATCAGATATCCCTCGACGGCGAAGCACCTGAAAATCACGACGGTCAGACCGAGGAGTAGAAACGATTCGACAACATGCCGAAACATTCCTCCCCTGACGCCTTGTGCATCTGGCCGTGGAGATCTAGGCAGTACAAACATCAATCAGGAAAGGTGTCAGCACCCGTTGAGCGTTTTCGAACCAAATCCTCGAACTCGCGAAAACGTCGCTGCCATATGCTGGTGCGACAGATCAAGAAATTGCA
Proteins encoded in this window:
- the lepB gene encoding signal peptidase I, which encodes MFRHVVESFLLLGLTVVIFRCFAVEGYLISTGSMAPTLLGFHRRIVCENCHHSFVRGAAFDGDDHAGEHNSTGTSSAKAAADLSGLPNESHLMECTHCGSPISKWNDVPRTEGDQLLVDKLAFEFRDPRRWEVIVFHNQDVPDQPFVKRVVGLPNETLEIRDGDIWVNGEIIRKPIANQLAMRVPVHEYSRETMTSDPDLLPRWVSADGSRNWTFHTHTINYSQSPNSNQFEDIEWIKYQHSETQPVSTVHEVPLSDWPRGLSQHHDGSLKFERGILSCDGIFSAFERDRWKTRTDDQAFHSALDALFEKSHLSPIIDRCEYNRQTRQQYYFPHDFMISATLKDLRGSGELLFELTDGVDEFQLCISPDTHLITLSDLRNGTDYWAASIDPEEFASPMQIDFSLFDQQVIVAVNKQPFGNPVLFEASENRPPVTSPVRIGARGIDVEIASLNLYRDVYYTPRKDQSDPKFEIPSRHFLVLGDNSPVSLDSRAWTHPTIPREALIGKPLFVHLPTQQKEVSWNGKKSHIRIPDFSRVRPVR
- the lepB gene encoding signal peptidase I; translation: MVKFLREYFHRGQGKQTETTAAEKPKRKESTRDTVESILFAFILAFMFRTFEAEAFVIPTGSMAPTLYGRHKETTCTQCDYHITVGASDEVVRESGLLEQNSRLSSAICPNCGYNNEQIRNELAFNGDRILVNKYPYEFGDPDRWDVFVFKNPQEPETNYIKRLAGLPNELIRIRGGNVYRINEDGPEILRKSPDKQRALQIPVYDDNFAPVAILEAGWPERWASVREGEVGQIANFVESDEGWQANRENREYTIASDNDSLEWLRYRHFMPHPEDWVAYNNSRELDPRARLISDFCGYNAYTGEGRRFDSQSANEVDLGRYWVRDLTINFDLELNSVTPESQVIFEICEGTSWYRCEINPETGEAVLSEINSMLNERREELATGQTSISGPGSYAITFCNVDDRLCLWVNNSLVDFGDGANLAVAGATEIPFPTDRDLAPIGIAASGVDATVSNLLLERDIYYRADFGINDDRYYRNSGFERQLASLSDNPEAWSDLYLEKADEYDQLEIQIGPDAYLALGDNSPRSLDSRLWGPGQQTVPRKFLVGKAFYIYWPHGVPFLNDGKGITVRSHYRLSKAGKEKVKDYPRYAVPFYPQFWRMNRIR